One Streptomyces sp. NBC_00554 DNA segment encodes these proteins:
- a CDS encoding LysR family transcriptional regulator, whose translation MPDRNTDGMRTGDKALDLTQLRTFLAVYRAGSLTEAARRLKLAQPTVTSQIRSLERQLDRQLFERLPRGVAPTAVADDLAARIAAPMDQLATVADRDTSGVTEPVHLGGPAELLSVRALPALAPLVAQGLQLRVTPGLADDLLDGLRAGRFDLVLSAVRPRGRSVLATPLMDEEFVLVSAPSWAARIGPLTSDDPHPLHAVPLVTYAEDMPIARRYWRHVFRTRLTLRPALVMADLRGVLSAVAAGAGFTVLPSYLCADELRTGALVALVEPEDPPINTGFLAQRTGSVLGHDAVRVRDALLDAARSW comes from the coding sequence ATGCCCGATAGGAATACCGATGGAATGCGGACCGGCGACAAGGCGTTGGATCTGACCCAGTTGCGCACGTTCCTCGCCGTGTACCGGGCCGGTTCCCTCACCGAGGCGGCCCGCCGTCTGAAGCTCGCCCAGCCCACCGTCACCAGCCAGATCCGCTCCCTGGAGCGGCAGCTCGACCGCCAGCTCTTCGAGCGGCTGCCCCGTGGAGTCGCCCCCACCGCCGTGGCCGACGACCTGGCCGCCCGGATCGCGGCCCCCATGGACCAGCTCGCCACGGTGGCCGACCGCGACACGTCGGGCGTCACCGAGCCGGTACACCTGGGAGGGCCCGCCGAACTGCTGTCCGTCCGTGCGCTGCCGGCCCTCGCGCCGCTGGTGGCGCAGGGGCTGCAACTACGCGTCACCCCCGGGCTGGCCGACGACCTGCTCGACGGTCTGCGCGCCGGGCGCTTCGACCTGGTCCTGTCCGCCGTGCGTCCGCGCGGGCGCTCGGTTCTGGCGACACCACTGATGGACGAGGAGTTCGTCCTGGTGAGCGCGCCGTCCTGGGCCGCCCGCATCGGCCCGCTCACCAGCGACGACCCCCACCCTCTGCACGCCGTCCCCCTGGTCACGTACGCCGAGGACATGCCGATCGCACGCCGCTACTGGCGCCACGTCTTCCGCACCCGGCTGACCCTGCGGCCCGCCTTGGTGATGGCCGACCTGCGCGGCGTCCTGTCCGCCGTCGCCGCGGGAGCGGGATTCACCGTACTTCCCAGCTACCTGTGCGCCGACGAGCTGCGGACCGGCGCCCTCGTCGCTCTCGTCGAGCCCGAGGACCCGCCCATCAACACGGGCTTCCTCGCCCAGCGCACCGGATCCGTGCTCGGCCACGACGCCGTGCGGGTCCGGGACGCACTCCTCGACGCCGCCCGGTCCTGGTAG
- a CDS encoding type 1 glutamine amidotransferase domain-containing protein: MGKILFVMTKADHLTLNDGTLHPTGFWAEEFAAPYRAITEAGHEVVVATPGGAATTVDPASLAPEFNGGAEGAEAVAALLDQAAVLRRPIALADVDPADYLAVFYPGGHGPMEDLSTDADSARLITATLDAGRPLALVCHGVAALLATEQPDGTSPLGGYRVTGFTNAEEAQSGLGDKVKWRLQDRLVALGVEYTEGEPWASYVVSDRNLITGQNPGSSAELATALLKTLA; the protein is encoded by the coding sequence GTGGGCAAGATCCTCTTCGTCATGACGAAGGCCGACCATCTCACGCTGAACGACGGCACCCTGCATCCCACGGGTTTCTGGGCCGAGGAGTTCGCGGCCCCCTATCGCGCCATCACCGAGGCCGGGCACGAGGTGGTCGTCGCCACCCCGGGCGGCGCAGCGACCACGGTCGATCCGGCGAGCCTCGCACCGGAGTTCAACGGCGGAGCGGAGGGCGCCGAGGCCGTCGCCGCGTTGCTGGACCAGGCAGCCGTACTGCGCCGGCCGATCGCTCTGGCCGATGTCGACCCCGCCGACTACCTGGCGGTCTTCTACCCCGGCGGTCACGGCCCGATGGAGGACCTGTCGACGGACGCCGACTCCGCCCGGCTGATCACCGCCACCCTGGACGCCGGCCGGCCCCTGGCGCTGGTCTGTCACGGCGTGGCCGCCCTGCTCGCGACCGAGCAGCCGGACGGCACCTCGCCGCTCGGCGGCTACCGCGTCACCGGGTTCACCAACGCCGAGGAAGCCCAGTCCGGACTCGGCGACAAGGTCAAGTGGCGGTTGCAGGACCGCCTCGTCGCGCTCGGCGTGGAGTACACCGAGGGCGAGCCGTGGGCCTCGTACGTGGTCTCCGACCGGAACCTGATCACGGGCCAGAACCCGGGCTCCTCCGCCGAGTTGGCAACCGCCCTCCTCAAGACACTCGCCTGA
- a CDS encoding DJ-1/PfpI family protein, giving the protein MHAQIVLFDGFDPLDVIAPYEVLYAGGTASGGAVSVELVSAEGAREVVSGTGGLALRATGALDPGRAGLILVPGASGRVGEPGEVPDQDAGAGEWRQDEFIPVLLGRTLATELPALMKEAMGNPEVTTAAVCGGSLVLAMAGLLEDRHATTHHLGLDMLDATGVHVVRARVVDDGDLVTGAGVTSGLDLALYLLEREVGPRIAHAVEELFAHERRGTVWRHQGPAPVGL; this is encoded by the coding sequence ATGCACGCCCAGATCGTCTTGTTCGACGGCTTCGATCCGCTCGATGTCATCGCCCCCTATGAGGTGTTGTACGCGGGCGGTACCGCGTCCGGCGGCGCGGTGAGCGTGGAACTGGTTTCCGCCGAGGGGGCGCGCGAGGTGGTCAGCGGTACCGGTGGCCTCGCGTTGCGGGCCACCGGCGCCCTCGACCCCGGGCGGGCGGGCCTGATCCTGGTTCCTGGCGCCTCGGGCCGGGTCGGAGAGCCCGGTGAGGTCCCTGACCAGGACGCGGGGGCCGGGGAGTGGCGGCAGGACGAGTTCATCCCCGTGCTGCTCGGCCGCACGCTGGCCACCGAACTGCCCGCGCTGATGAAGGAGGCGATGGGGAATCCGGAGGTGACGACCGCCGCGGTGTGCGGGGGTTCGCTCGTCCTGGCGATGGCCGGCCTGCTGGAGGACCGCCACGCCACCACCCATCACCTGGGCCTGGACATGCTCGACGCCACCGGCGTGCACGTGGTCCGCGCCCGCGTCGTCGACGACGGCGACCTCGTCACGGGCGCCGGTGTCACCTCCGGACTCGACCTGGCCCTGTATCTGCTGGAGCGCGAGGTGGGCCCCCGGATCGCCCACGCGGTCGAGGAGTTGTTCGCCCACGAGCGCCGCGGCACGGTCTGGCGCCACCAGGGCCCTGCGCCCGTCGGCCTCTGA
- a CDS encoding cellulase family glycosylhydrolase has translation MSKLRARLLGVLVLLTGFLTAAGIQPAAAAPLPDSLWFDESAAATLTVEDGRFTDGLGREVVLRGYNVSGETKLEENNGLPFASVADAKKSATALRALGGGNTVRFLLSWAQTEPVRGQVDTTYLAAATAQIGAFLDAGIRVYPDFHQDLYSRYLFNSGSWYTGDGAPKWAVEAGNYPQESCGICIFWGQNITQNQAVTKASYDFWHNTYGLQDAFLTTAQATMAYVKQHLTTTQFASVVGFDPYNEPHAGTYDSGQTSRTWERDVLWPFYVKFRARMDAAGWQAKPAFVEPNLFWNANISSQKQEGGLLDAGTIGPRYVFNTHFYDQKAISGILMWGKAGDGQYATDFGTVRDRASAAGTTATISEFGHPLAGSVSDKAPTVLKAMYQAFDSRQPGASWWSNPSASGPVLSATQWQWDIYNGRHHELMNDNPDKVLTTGDAWNDEDLSAVRLDDSGTVVLRQDARLLDRVYPSATAGTAVAFTYEDRSRDGSTTLTWNPVPSSLPNVSQLVGSGQYSLLVWRSDGTSAPTELHLPASFPTSSTTVVSDLGTTATPPSYTTTTPIAVAPEPGGTGSRRLLLTAAGSGTLHYALVTNGATAPSATLLSAARTELASWAATKFN, from the coding sequence ATGTCGAAGTTACGTGCGCGTCTGCTCGGCGTCCTCGTGCTCCTCACCGGCTTCCTCACGGCGGCGGGCATCCAGCCCGCCGCCGCGGCCCCCCTCCCCGACTCCCTCTGGTTCGACGAATCCGCGGCTGCCACCCTCACCGTCGAGGACGGCCGCTTCACCGACGGGCTCGGCCGCGAGGTCGTGCTGCGCGGCTACAACGTCTCCGGTGAAACCAAGCTGGAGGAGAACAACGGCCTGCCCTTCGCGTCGGTCGCCGACGCCAAGAAGTCGGCCACGGCACTGCGTGCCCTCGGCGGCGGCAACACCGTGCGCTTCCTGCTCTCCTGGGCGCAGACCGAACCCGTACGCGGCCAGGTCGACACCACCTATCTCGCGGCGGCCACCGCTCAGATCGGCGCATTTCTCGACGCGGGAATCCGCGTCTATCCCGACTTCCATCAGGATCTCTACTCCCGCTACCTCTTCAACTCGGGCAGCTGGTACACCGGCGACGGTGCCCCCAAGTGGGCGGTGGAAGCCGGGAATTACCCCCAGGAGTCGTGCGGGATCTGCATCTTCTGGGGCCAGAACATCACCCAGAACCAGGCCGTGACAAAGGCGTCGTACGACTTCTGGCACAACACGTACGGACTCCAGGACGCCTTCCTCACCACGGCCCAGGCGACCATGGCCTACGTCAAACAGCACCTCACCACCACCCAGTTCGCGAGCGTCGTCGGCTTCGACCCGTACAACGAGCCGCACGCGGGCACGTACGACTCCGGTCAGACGAGCCGCACGTGGGAACGCGATGTGCTCTGGCCCTTCTATGTGAAGTTCCGGGCCCGGATGGACGCGGCCGGCTGGCAGGCCAAGCCCGCCTTCGTCGAACCGAACCTCTTCTGGAACGCCAACATCAGCTCCCAGAAGCAGGAGGGCGGACTGCTGGACGCGGGCACCATCGGCCCGCGCTATGTGTTCAACACCCACTTCTACGACCAGAAGGCGATCTCGGGCATTCTGATGTGGGGCAAGGCGGGGGACGGCCAGTACGCCACCGACTTCGGGACGGTGCGCGACCGGGCGTCGGCCGCCGGCACGACGGCGACCATCAGCGAGTTCGGCCACCCGCTGGCCGGGTCGGTCTCGGACAAGGCACCGACCGTCCTCAAGGCGATGTACCAGGCCTTCGACTCCCGCCAGCCGGGCGCGAGTTGGTGGTCCAATCCGTCCGCCTCCGGCCCGGTCCTCTCCGCCACCCAGTGGCAGTGGGACATCTACAACGGCCGCCATCACGAGCTGATGAACGACAACCCGGACAAGGTCCTGACCACCGGTGACGCCTGGAACGACGAGGACCTCTCCGCCGTACGCCTCGACGACTCGGGTACGGTCGTGCTGCGCCAGGACGCCCGCCTGCTGGACCGCGTCTATCCCAGCGCCACGGCGGGCACGGCGGTCGCCTTCACCTACGAGGACCGGTCGCGGGACGGTTCCACGACGCTGACCTGGAACCCGGTTCCGAGCTCCCTGCCCAATGTCTCCCAGCTCGTGGGATCAGGTCAGTACAGCCTTCTGGTCTGGCGTTCCGACGGCACGAGCGCTCCCACGGAACTCCATCTCCCGGCGTCCTTCCCGACGTCGTCCACCACAGTCGTCTCCGACCTCGGTACGACCGCCACCCCGCCCTCGTACACCACGACGACCCCGATCGCGGTGGCCCCCGAGCCGGGCGGCACCGGAAGCCGCCGCCTCCTGCTCACCGCTGCCGGCTCGGGGACTCTGCACTACGCGCTGGTCACGAACGGGGCGACCGCTCCGTCCGCCACTCTGCTGAGCGCGGCCCGGACCGAACTGGCGTCCTGGGCTGCGACGAAGTTCAACTAG
- a CDS encoding YncE family protein, with protein MSVLRPRRLCSVAVALALTLGGTATAATAQSSAAAELREVMFVGNNWDGTADVIKSTGDFAKIGRINVVPDKEARLAAINADPIKWIYFLAIRNGVGEGHDQFVDDMYSTPDGKSMVVSRPSFADVVSIDLATGNINWRFAVSGYRSDHMAVSPDGTRVAVSASTGNTVHVLDINTGKQLGSFATGDKPHENIFTSDGKYIWNMAIGDVNTALDDPWLDWTKGNRYITVVDAATFQQVKVIDMRQRLDAIGLTDYSDAVRPAAFSADESKLYFQVSFFNGFLEYDIASDRITRVKTLPKNPATSTDRTTWVNDSRHHGISINPAGTKLCIAGTMDDYATVVDRATLQEGPLVTASKPYWATVSGDGKSCVISESGADQVTAIDFATGLKTVSVPVGDHPQRVRLGHVEANWSAPSAS; from the coding sequence ATGTCTGTCCTCAGACCCAGACGCCTTTGCTCCGTCGCCGTCGCGCTCGCCCTCACTCTCGGCGGTACGGCCACCGCCGCCACCGCGCAGAGTTCCGCAGCCGCCGAGCTGCGCGAGGTGATGTTCGTGGGCAACAACTGGGACGGCACCGCCGATGTCATCAAGTCCACCGGTGACTTCGCGAAGATCGGCCGGATCAACGTCGTGCCGGACAAGGAAGCCCGGCTGGCCGCGATCAACGCCGATCCGATCAAGTGGATCTACTTCCTCGCCATTCGCAACGGCGTCGGGGAGGGCCACGACCAGTTCGTCGACGACATGTACTCCACGCCCGACGGCAAGTCGATGGTCGTCTCCCGCCCGAGCTTCGCCGATGTCGTCTCCATCGACCTCGCCACCGGGAACATCAACTGGCGCTTCGCCGTGTCCGGTTACCGCTCCGACCACATGGCGGTTTCTCCGGACGGCACCCGTGTCGCGGTCTCCGCCTCGACCGGGAACACCGTGCACGTCCTCGACATCAACACCGGCAAGCAGCTCGGCTCCTTCGCCACCGGTGACAAGCCGCACGAGAACATCTTCACGAGCGACGGCAAGTACATCTGGAACATGGCCATCGGTGACGTCAACACCGCCCTCGACGACCCGTGGCTGGACTGGACGAAGGGCAACCGGTACATCACCGTCGTCGACGCGGCCACCTTCCAGCAGGTCAAGGTGATCGACATGCGTCAGCGGCTGGACGCGATCGGTCTCACGGACTACTCCGACGCGGTACGGCCCGCCGCGTTCAGCGCCGACGAGTCCAAGCTGTACTTCCAGGTGTCGTTCTTCAACGGCTTCCTGGAGTACGACATCGCCTCCGACAGGATCACCCGGGTGAAGACCCTCCCGAAGAACCCGGCGACCAGCACGGACCGCACCACCTGGGTCAACGACTCCCGCCACCACGGCATTTCGATCAACCCCGCGGGCACCAAGCTGTGCATCGCGGGCACGATGGACGACTACGCGACCGTCGTGGACCGGGCGACCCTCCAGGAGGGCCCGCTCGTCACCGCCTCCAAGCCGTACTGGGCGACCGTCAGCGGTGACGGCAAGTCCTGTGTCATCTCCGAGAGCGGCGCCGACCAGGTCACCGCCATCGACTTCGCCACTGGGCTGAAGACGGTGTCGGTGCCGGTCGGCGACCACCCCCAGCGCGTTCGCCTCGGCCATGTGGAGGCGAACTGGTCGGCTCCGTCGGCTAGTTGA
- a CDS encoding PHB depolymerase family esterase, with protein sequence MSASVTALAVIGVVALVCAAAYGYFLHSPKPAEPQLSAPVTVATITVDDRSRAYRAFVPADLPPGAPLLFVLHGSQQDGKTIRTATGYGFDKLAERHGFAVVYPDGYKRGWNDGRTAAVTPARKEDVDDEGLIGALVERFRERHGIDPARVFVTGFSNGGQMAFRLAARTPERIAAIAVIGAGLPTPDQWTVTEPKRPLPVLLVAGTRDPIMPYEGGEASIFGFQKRGTVLSAEATARAFAEVNGITEPPTSWPPATLPLDGSGADGPLVTETRYSQPGKAPVVAFAVSGGGHTIPNPDYRFPRLMGRTDHTLNAPAAIWDFFSEVMRADAHRRPR encoded by the coding sequence GTGAGCGCGTCGGTGACGGCACTGGCCGTGATCGGCGTGGTGGCGCTGGTGTGCGCCGCCGCGTACGGGTACTTCCTGCACAGCCCCAAGCCCGCTGAGCCGCAGCTGAGCGCCCCGGTGACGGTGGCCACGATCACCGTGGACGACCGGTCGCGTGCGTACCGGGCCTTCGTTCCCGCCGATCTGCCGCCCGGCGCGCCGCTGCTGTTCGTACTGCACGGCTCGCAGCAGGACGGGAAGACCATTCGTACGGCCACCGGATACGGCTTCGACAAGCTGGCCGAGCGGCACGGGTTCGCGGTGGTGTATCCGGACGGCTACAAGCGCGGCTGGAACGACGGCCGCACCGCCGCGGTCACCCCCGCCCGCAAGGAGGACGTCGACGACGAAGGGCTGATCGGCGCGCTCGTCGAGCGGTTCCGGGAGCGTCACGGCATCGACCCCGCCCGGGTGTTCGTCACCGGCTTCTCCAACGGCGGGCAGATGGCCTTCCGTCTCGCCGCCCGGACGCCGGAGAGGATCGCCGCCATCGCGGTGATCGGGGCGGGCCTGCCCACTCCGGACCAGTGGACCGTCACGGAGCCGAAGCGTCCGCTGCCGGTGCTGCTCGTCGCCGGTACGCGCGACCCGATCATGCCGTACGAGGGCGGCGAGGCAAGCATCTTCGGCTTCCAGAAGCGCGGCACGGTCCTGTCCGCCGAGGCCACCGCCCGTGCCTTCGCCGAGGTCAACGGCATCACCGAGCCTCCGACCAGCTGGCCGCCCGCAACGTTGCCTCTGGACGGGTCCGGCGCGGACGGTCCGTTGGTCACCGAGACCCGCTACTCCCAGCCCGGCAAGGCTCCCGTCGTGGCGTTCGCGGTCTCCGGCGGCGGCCACACGATCCCCAATCCCGACTACCGCTTCCCCCGGCTCATGGGCAGGACCGATCACACGCTCAATGCCCCGGCCGCCATCTGGGACTTCTTCAGCGAGGTCATGCGGGCGGACGCTCATCGGCGCCCGCGGTAA
- a CDS encoding GNAT family N-acetyltransferase, whose product MSVLIRPARAAEAEILSDLALRSKAHWGYDADFLDACRDELTVGASEVAHRRATVADEDGRILGFTTLEGKPPIGVLGMMFVEPQSIGRGIGRLLFGHTIAAGRDLGFTRLTIDADPNAEPFYRGMGAVRIGDVPSGSIAGRVLPQMAITIQR is encoded by the coding sequence ATGAGCGTGCTGATCAGGCCTGCGCGGGCGGCGGAAGCCGAGATCCTCAGCGACTTGGCACTGCGATCCAAGGCGCATTGGGGCTATGACGCGGACTTCCTGGACGCGTGCCGGGACGAACTCACCGTCGGCGCAAGTGAAGTCGCACACCGGCGAGCCACGGTGGCCGACGAAGACGGCCGCATCCTGGGCTTCACGACTCTTGAGGGGAAGCCACCCATAGGCGTTCTGGGGATGATGTTCGTCGAGCCGCAGTCCATCGGCCGGGGGATCGGCCGACTGCTGTTCGGGCACACCATCGCTGCCGGACGAGACCTGGGGTTCACCCGGCTCACGATCGACGCGGACCCGAACGCCGAGCCCTTCTACCGTGGGATGGGCGCGGTGCGCATAGGAGACGTCCCCTCGGGTTCCATCGCCGGGAGGGTGCTGCCGCAGATGGCCATCACCATCCAGCGCTGA
- a CDS encoding TetR/AcrR family transcriptional regulator produces the protein MAGRLKQPTGRYGGRTAEERQAERRRRFLEAGLQLFGDSLGFRSTTVAALSEAAGLSTRQFYEEFRTLEDVLAALHLQVNDWAEGAALAALAEAGDLPLPERATAIFRAYAANVTSDPRRIRITFVEIIGVSPRLEEQRLARRSRWVEFICAEAAAAAVRGEAAPRDYRLAATAFIGSVNGLLHDWNAGWVDATLDEVVEELVRQLLGFLRPAGWDPDDNPHCDGGQ, from the coding sequence GTGGCGGGCAGGCTCAAACAGCCGACAGGCCGTTACGGGGGCAGAACCGCCGAGGAGCGGCAGGCCGAGCGCCGCCGCCGTTTCCTGGAAGCAGGACTCCAACTGTTCGGCGACAGCCTGGGCTTCAGGTCCACGACGGTCGCCGCACTGAGTGAGGCGGCGGGCCTGTCGACCCGTCAGTTCTACGAGGAGTTCCGCACCCTCGAAGACGTCCTGGCCGCCCTGCACCTCCAGGTCAACGACTGGGCCGAGGGGGCCGCCCTCGCCGCCCTCGCCGAAGCGGGGGACCTGCCGCTTCCCGAGCGCGCCACCGCGATCTTCCGTGCCTACGCAGCGAACGTGACGAGCGATCCGCGCCGCATCCGCATCACCTTCGTCGAAATCATCGGCGTGAGCCCACGGTTGGAGGAACAACGGCTGGCCCGCCGTTCCCGCTGGGTGGAGTTCATCTGCGCGGAGGCGGCCGCGGCCGCCGTCCGCGGCGAGGCCGCACCACGCGACTACCGCCTCGCCGCGACGGCCTTCATCGGCAGCGTGAACGGGCTGCTCCACGACTGGAACGCCGGGTGGGTGGACGCGACCCTCGACGAGGTGGTCGAGGAACTCGTCCGGCAGTTGCTGGGGTTCCTGCGGCCCGCGGGGTGGGATCCGGACGACAACCCGCACTGCGACGGCGGCCAGTGA
- a CDS encoding DUF4157 domain-containing protein: MMRSTMEGLLGYDLSDVRIHSDGAAATSARRMEARAYTVGDDIVLGGDVPSLRTRAGQHALAHELIHVVQQRLGGPAAGAEVDSPFEQDAEAAAMALADGRKPPPVVRGTAVGVARQPMDPRHARGYAGEQAMGFTHYKESEGWIFFEGPSGAGGHGVTQSGFDGVAYNTRTGEVHLADNKSLAVTGNVSSATAIDPARNLGKNLDGLIQRVEATKDVPGRIRLLGLLRQTRAALTTGKPLPPAVKLVVTSEGGRTTGVSARLAAAGVEHLPPKPAPSAPLPPPPSTSAPTAKPTPTPSTPPPVEVPQTPTATPTTAPVVEPSPTTAPVVEPSPTPVVTPSMRPASPWRAGLKAGGQALAWALVFAGLSYLVHKRLAEQLERDIDMSRQGSMPWARRTKADNPSKPVYLTITVRSEEYSRYVPLLGWMPESPRLFLAGIEISDRNVDPPSVVVEDHSLDILRPGKTVTVTYSELRIP, encoded by the coding sequence ATGATGCGGTCGACGATGGAGGGGCTGCTCGGGTACGACCTGAGCGACGTCCGGATCCATAGTGACGGGGCGGCCGCGACGTCGGCCCGTCGGATGGAGGCCCGTGCCTACACCGTGGGAGACGACATCGTCCTCGGCGGCGACGTCCCGTCGCTGCGGACGCGTGCCGGACAGCACGCGCTCGCACACGAGCTGATCCACGTCGTTCAGCAGCGGCTCGGGGGACCTGCGGCCGGAGCCGAGGTCGACAGCCCGTTCGAGCAAGACGCGGAGGCGGCCGCAATGGCGTTGGCGGACGGCCGCAAGCCGCCACCAGTCGTCCGCGGGACGGCAGTCGGTGTCGCACGGCAACCGATGGACCCGCGGCACGCCCGCGGATACGCGGGCGAGCAGGCGATGGGGTTCACGCACTACAAAGAGTCCGAGGGCTGGATCTTCTTCGAAGGCCCCAGCGGCGCAGGCGGTCACGGCGTGACGCAGTCGGGCTTCGACGGCGTCGCCTACAACACCCGGACCGGCGAGGTGCACCTGGCCGACAACAAGTCCCTCGCAGTCACCGGGAATGTCAGCAGCGCCACCGCGATCGACCCGGCTCGGAACCTGGGGAAGAACCTTGACGGCCTGATCCAGCGGGTCGAGGCCACGAAGGACGTGCCGGGGCGCATCCGGCTGCTCGGGCTGCTTCGGCAGACGAGGGCGGCCCTCACCACGGGCAAGCCCCTCCCGCCCGCGGTCAAGCTCGTCGTCACGAGCGAGGGCGGCCGGACGACGGGCGTGTCAGCCAGGCTCGCGGCCGCAGGTGTCGAGCATCTGCCGCCGAAACCGGCGCCGTCGGCCCCCCTCCCCCCACCCCCGTCGACCTCCGCCCCGACCGCGAAACCCACACCGACGCCGAGCACCCCGCCACCCGTCGAGGTACCGCAGACACCCACAGCGACGCCCACGACGGCGCCCGTCGTCGAACCGTCACCCACGACAGCGCCGGTCGTCGAACCGTCACCGACGCCGGTGGTCACGCCGTCGATGCGGCCCGCGTCTCCCTGGAGAGCCGGACTCAAGGCCGGTGGACAGGCACTGGCGTGGGCCCTTGTCTTCGCGGGGCTGAGCTACTTGGTCCACAAGCGGCTCGCCGAGCAACTGGAGCGGGACATCGACATGTCGAGGCAGGGCTCGATGCCATGGGCCCGCCGCACGAAGGCCGACAACCCTTCGAAGCCCGTATACCTCACGATCACAGTGCGCTCGGAGGAGTACAGCCGGTACGTCCCGCTCCTCGGCTGGATGCCCGAGAGCCCCCGGCTGTTCCTGGCGGGGATCGAGATCAGCGACAGGAACGTCGACCCGCCGTCCGTCGTCGTCGAGGACCACAGCCTGGACATACTGCGCCCCGGGAAGACCGTCACCGTGACCTACAGCGAGCTCAGGATTCCCTGA
- a CDS encoding glycosyltransferase encodes MTAGSRGDVAPYTGLGHGLARAGHEVTLVTHGCFARLVAGSGVAFHALPVDPRAELESVRGQGLHRSTSGAGKLIRVVEMARSLVGQMTDDLIEAAHASDVLLLSSSLGPLGHAVAEGLSLPSMGVYLQPLAPTREFAPPVTGVRSWGPAVNRAAGYGVNMAVERVFAQTVRTLRARLGLPRSGPGAARRAREREGWPVYHGFSPLVVRRPRDWRAGLDVAGYWWPYDGYDCDGGDGGDGNKRGQLPLPLRDFLDSGPPPVFVGLGSATVPDPEWLSAEVVRALRAAGLRGVIQRGWGGLRGAGDDMFTVDEVPHSVLFPQMAAVVHHGGAGTTAAGLRAGVPAVPLPIQFDEGFWAARLVSLGVAPRAVPLRGLTSYRLEAALVRATTEPSYRRRAQSLAAGIGTEDGVSPVLDGVNRLAG; translated from the coding sequence ATGACCGCGGGTTCGCGGGGCGACGTGGCGCCGTACACCGGTCTCGGGCACGGTCTTGCGCGTGCCGGGCACGAGGTCACCCTGGTGACGCATGGGTGTTTCGCGCGGCTGGTGGCCGGTTCGGGGGTCGCGTTTCACGCGCTGCCGGTGGATCCGCGGGCCGAGTTGGAGTCGGTACGCGGGCAGGGGCTGCACCGCAGCACCAGCGGGGCCGGGAAGCTCATCCGGGTGGTCGAGATGGCCAGGTCCCTGGTCGGGCAGATGACCGACGACCTGATCGAGGCCGCGCACGCCAGCGACGTACTCCTGCTGTCCAGTTCCCTGGGACCACTCGGGCATGCCGTCGCCGAAGGGCTGTCCCTGCCAAGCATGGGGGTGTATCTCCAACCCCTCGCTCCCACAAGGGAGTTCGCACCTCCGGTGACCGGGGTCCGCTCCTGGGGGCCCGCGGTGAACCGGGCGGCCGGGTACGGCGTGAACATGGCCGTGGAGCGAGTGTTCGCCCAGACCGTGCGCACCCTACGGGCCCGGCTCGGTCTGCCGCGCAGCGGTCCCGGCGCCGCGCGTCGCGCCCGCGAGCGGGAGGGCTGGCCCGTGTACCACGGGTTCAGTCCTCTTGTGGTGCGACGCCCGCGCGACTGGCGTGCCGGGCTGGATGTCGCCGGGTACTGGTGGCCGTACGACGGCTACGACTGCGACGGCGGTGACGGCGGTGACGGCAACAAGAGGGGCCAACTCCCGCTGCCACTGCGGGACTTCCTGGACTCAGGGCCTCCCCCGGTCTTCGTGGGTCTGGGCAGCGCCACCGTGCCCGATCCCGAGTGGCTCAGCGCCGAAGTCGTACGCGCCCTGCGGGCAGCCGGGCTGCGCGGGGTGATCCAGCGGGGCTGGGGTGGGCTGCGAGGCGCCGGCGACGACATGTTCACGGTCGATGAGGTACCGCACTCCGTGCTCTTTCCGCAGATGGCCGCGGTGGTCCATCACGGGGGCGCGGGTACGACGGCGGCCGGGCTGCGGGCCGGGGTGCCGGCCGTGCCCTTACCGATCCAGTTCGACGAGGGGTTCTGGGCGGCCCGCCTCGTCTCCCTCGGCGTAGCACCCCGGGCCGTGCCGCTGCGCGGCCTCACCTCCTACCGTCTCGAGGCGGCTCTCGTACGGGCCACGACGGAACCGTCGTATCGGCGGCGTGCCCAGAGTCTGGCTGCCGGCATCGGTACTGAGGACGGGGTGAGCCCTGTCCTCGATGGAGTGAACCGGCTCGCTGGGTAG